A single window of Canis lupus familiaris isolate Mischka breed German Shepherd chromosome 7, alternate assembly UU_Cfam_GSD_1.0, whole genome shotgun sequence DNA harbors:
- the LOC119872646 gene encoding uncharacterized protein LOC119872646 isoform X3: MVSCSKQERPHPRRAGPSAPRGRLSGVAGRPRPPGPSPRTASRGSRRNAWAGGARQSRVPFARSFSSSTRNRRTRGRALQSRATGAAVLRRGRGRAQAQEASTLGPIRPLMAESMARPNRRSHREAS; the protein is encoded by the exons ATGGTTTCATGCAGCAAGCAGGAAAGA ccccACCCGCGCCGGGCTGGTCCTTCGGCTCCCCGGGGTCGGCTCTCAGGGGTCGCAGGGAGGCCGCGGCCGCCCGGCCCGTCCCCACGCACGGCTTCCCGGGGCTCCCGGAGGAATGCCTGGGCCGGCGGGGCTCGGCAGTCGCGCGTCCCCTTCGCCCGTTCCTTCTCTTCAAGCACACGGAACCGGAGAACACGAGGCAGGGCTCTTCAAAGCCGCGCCACCGGGGCAGCCGTGCTGAGGCGAGGACGAGGACGCGCCCAGGCGCAGGAGGCGTCGACTCTCGGGCCCATCCGGCCGTTAATGGCGG AGAGCATGGCCAGACCCAACAGACGAAGCCACAGGGAGGCCAGTTGA